In Desulfovibrio sp. X2, a single genomic region encodes these proteins:
- a CDS encoding sigma-54 dependent transcriptional regulator — protein MSDAAAMHILIVDDEADFARGLKRLVEGEFPDVRVQVATSGEQAAVALRRGRVNLLITDLQMPGMNGMALLDAALRRAPFLSAVVLTAHGSIEIAVEALKAGAYDFLTKPIEPETLFRVVAKGLERSRLLTENRDLRDQLERRKEHLIGESPAMEQLRKTIAAAAQTEYTVLIMGESGTGKELVASMVRDLSRRADKPFVAVNCTAIPENLLESELFGHVKGAFSGADKDRDGLFVRADSGTILLDEIGDIPLETQAKLLRVLQEGEIRPVGSDRARGVDVRVIASTNQDLPARVAQRTFREDLYHRLNVLALNLPPLRERKGDVLLLARYFMHKACAELGLPDKELSPEVLGHLAAGEWPGNVRELQNTIRRLAVFGTSGTVAMDAVRLAGGEPAARDGELPLFKEAKGQVVDGFTRDYIREAMARAGGNVSQAARISGLSRVAVQNMLARFGITTDEFK, from the coding sequence ATGAGCGATGCCGCCGCCATGCACATCCTCATCGTGGACGACGAGGCCGACTTCGCCAGGGGGCTCAAGAGGCTCGTGGAGGGCGAGTTCCCCGACGTCCGGGTCCAGGTGGCCACGTCCGGCGAGCAGGCCGCGGTCGCCCTCAGGCGCGGCCGCGTGAACCTCCTGATCACCGACCTGCAGATGCCCGGCATGAACGGCATGGCGCTGCTCGACGCGGCGCTGCGCCGCGCGCCGTTCCTCTCCGCCGTGGTGCTCACCGCCCACGGCTCCATCGAGATCGCGGTGGAGGCGCTGAAGGCCGGGGCCTACGACTTCCTGACCAAGCCCATCGAGCCGGAGACCCTGTTCAGGGTGGTGGCCAAGGGGCTGGAGCGCAGCCGCCTGCTCACCGAGAACCGCGACCTGCGCGACCAGCTCGAGCGCCGCAAGGAGCATCTCATCGGCGAGAGCCCGGCCATGGAGCAGCTGCGCAAGACCATCGCCGCGGCCGCGCAGACCGAATACACCGTGCTCATCATGGGCGAGTCCGGCACCGGCAAGGAGCTCGTGGCCTCCATGGTCCGCGACCTGAGCCGCAGGGCGGACAAGCCCTTCGTCGCCGTGAACTGCACGGCGATTCCCGAGAACCTGCTGGAAAGCGAGCTGTTCGGCCACGTCAAGGGGGCCTTCAGCGGCGCGGACAAGGACCGCGACGGGCTCTTCGTGCGGGCCGATTCCGGCACCATCCTGCTGGACGAGATCGGGGACATCCCGCTGGAGACCCAGGCCAAGCTGCTGCGCGTGCTGCAGGAAGGCGAGATCAGGCCCGTGGGCTCGGACAGGGCGCGCGGCGTGGACGTGCGGGTCATCGCCTCCACCAACCAGGACCTCCCCGCCCGGGTCGCGCAGCGGACCTTCCGCGAGGACCTCTACCACCGGCTGAACGTGCTCGCCCTGAACCTGCCGCCGCTGCGCGAACGCAAGGGCGACGTGCTCCTGCTGGCCCGCTACTTCATGCACAAGGCCTGCGCGGAGCTCGGACTGCCGGACAAGGAACTCTCGCCCGAGGTGCTGGGGCACCTGGCGGCCGGGGAATGGCCCGGCAACGTGCGCGAGCTGCAGAACACCATCCGCAGGCTGGCCGTGTTCGGCACCAGCGGCACGGTGGCCATGGACGCCGTCCGCCTGGCCGGGGGCGAGCCCGCGGCCAGGGACGGCGAGCTTCCCTTGTTCAAGGAGGCCAAGGGCCAGGTGGTGGACGGATTCACCCGCGACTACATCCGCGAGGCCATGGCCCGGGCCGGGGGCAACGTCTCCCAGGCCGCGCGCATCTCCGGCCTCTCGCGCGTGGCCGTGCAGAACATGCTGGCCCGGTTCGGCATCACGACGGACGAGTTCAAGTAG
- a CDS encoding chemotaxis protein CheW, whose amino-acid sequence MESEMRSGQFLTFVLDEENYALPISVVREVLEYTNITRVPRTPAAMRGVINLRGHAVAVVDMRLKLGLNETDPTVSTCIIITETDMGDGPVILGALVDAVREVVDIEAASVEPAPKMGLDVDTTYLKGMAQQEDGFVMILDVDNIFTAEDLLSLSCREPAECEAATA is encoded by the coding sequence ATGGAAAGCGAAATGCGGTCAGGACAGTTCCTGACGTTCGTATTGGACGAGGAAAACTACGCCTTGCCGATCTCGGTAGTGCGCGAGGTGCTGGAATACACGAACATCACCCGGGTGCCCCGCACCCCCGCCGCCATGCGGGGGGTCATCAACCTGCGCGGGCACGCCGTGGCCGTGGTCGACATGCGGCTCAAGCTGGGCTTGAACGAAACCGATCCGACCGTGAGCACCTGCATCATCATCACCGAAACGGACATGGGCGACGGACCCGTGATCCTCGGGGCGCTGGTGGACGCCGTGCGCGAAGTGGTGGATATCGAGGCCGCGTCCGTGGAGCCCGCCCCCAAGATGGGGCTGGACGTCGACACCACGTACCTGAAGGGCATGGCGCAGCAGGAGGATGGGTTCGTCATGATCCTCGACGTGGACAACATATTCACGGCCGAGGATCTGCTCTCCCTCTCCTGCCGGGAACCGGCCGAGTGCGAGGCCGCCACGGCCTAG
- a CDS encoding DUF3365 domain-containing protein yields the protein MKLPRPYSLQSRFLVGLLAASVIIGGLLFAGFSYHVRRVLENEVRDKAAMVLAQVDSVQRYERRILRPRMYEALPDTFIIEAMSSSYISRIVMNDMADESHTNLLYRRVAIGARNPRYEADALERGLIETFRKDPALHLWQGYKTIGGVRHFVMARPVVYQQSCLRCHGEIGDAPPELIALYGDRGFHHAENSIGGVDFVGLPVDASVARVQNAIWTYLLLFALGALLYFAATNVIFKRIVANNIRLLTTSFRRNFSDDKGAALVREVEQGDEIGEMLAGIDKLSDYLYETRQQIQGYATNLEAMVEERTRELADQAHARAEDVRMFVQLLAGANRSGSRPELWQATLPLIAERFDLERAAYVCTFFSNRHYAWPESAEAGDLPPDWIDLLTGSTARIEGDRAFIPVESTQGTAEGLLCLYRKPGRDFEEQDRAVLQAIGRQLGLAADNIMALESIVRHSANLRAIFEGITEPLLLTDTSGSPVVANEAARRLSMDLSGGVTGDGNVIGLLCEAGAGHKDCDIAKSIRLNEVISREVSLANGRSFALSIYPVYPAGPSQSGQAVVYVHETTQQKRLLAHMTHSEKMATVGKLASGLAHEINNPLGVILCYAELLKKAVPEGQLGEDVEVILKHTRQAQHVLKDLLSFARPKASTDQAVDLARAVRSIADVFRVQAERQGAAISVESDGDVPPVAADSQAIEHIMTNLIINALDALPEPGGRVRISVSHDAAAREAVVRVADDGPGIADEDRQYIFDPFYTTKEVNKGSGLGLSIVFGLMGELGGSVTAENGKDGGAVFTLRFPAAPGGAS from the coding sequence ATGAAGCTCCCAAGGCCATACTCCCTGCAAAGCCGGTTTCTCGTCGGCCTGCTCGCGGCCTCGGTCATCATCGGCGGCCTGCTCTTCGCCGGGTTCTCCTACCACGTGCGCCGGGTGCTCGAGAACGAGGTGCGGGACAAGGCGGCCATGGTCCTGGCCCAGGTGGACTCCGTGCAGCGCTACGAGCGCCGCATACTGCGGCCCCGCATGTACGAGGCCCTGCCGGACACCTTCATCATCGAGGCCATGTCCTCCTCCTACATCTCGCGCATCGTCATGAACGACATGGCCGACGAGAGCCACACCAACCTGCTCTACCGCCGGGTGGCCATCGGCGCGCGCAATCCCAGGTACGAGGCCGACGCCCTGGAGCGCGGGCTGATCGAGACCTTCCGCAAGGACCCGGCCCTGCACCTCTGGCAGGGCTACAAGACGATCGGCGGGGTCAGGCACTTCGTCATGGCGCGGCCGGTGGTCTATCAGCAGAGCTGCCTGCGCTGCCACGGCGAGATCGGCGACGCGCCTCCCGAGCTCATCGCGCTGTACGGCGACCGGGGGTTCCACCATGCCGAGAACTCCATCGGCGGCGTGGACTTCGTGGGGCTGCCGGTGGACGCCTCGGTGGCGCGCGTCCAGAACGCCATCTGGACCTACCTGCTGCTCTTCGCCCTGGGGGCGCTGCTCTACTTCGCGGCCACCAACGTGATCTTCAAGCGCATCGTGGCCAACAACATCCGCCTGCTGACCACCAGCTTCCGCCGCAACTTCAGCGACGACAAGGGCGCGGCCCTGGTGCGCGAGGTCGAGCAGGGCGACGAGATCGGCGAGATGCTCGCGGGCATCGACAAGCTGAGCGACTATCTCTACGAGACGCGCCAGCAGATCCAGGGCTACGCCACGAACCTCGAGGCCATGGTGGAGGAGCGCACCCGCGAGCTGGCCGACCAGGCCCACGCCCGCGCCGAGGACGTGCGGATGTTCGTGCAGCTCCTGGCCGGGGCGAACCGCAGCGGCTCGCGCCCCGAGCTGTGGCAGGCCACCCTGCCCCTCATCGCCGAGCGCTTCGACCTGGAGCGGGCGGCCTACGTCTGCACCTTCTTCTCCAACCGCCACTACGCCTGGCCCGAATCGGCCGAGGCGGGCGACCTCCCGCCGGACTGGATCGACCTGCTGACCGGCTCCACGGCGCGCATAGAGGGCGACCGGGCGTTCATCCCGGTGGAGTCCACCCAGGGCACGGCCGAGGGGCTGCTCTGCCTGTACCGCAAGCCGGGCCGCGACTTCGAGGAGCAGGACCGGGCCGTGCTGCAGGCCATCGGCCGCCAGCTGGGGCTGGCCGCCGACAACATCATGGCGCTGGAGTCCATCGTCCGCCACAGCGCCAACCTGCGCGCCATCTTCGAGGGCATCACCGAGCCCCTGCTGCTGACCGACACCTCCGGCTCCCCGGTGGTGGCCAACGAGGCGGCCAGGCGGCTGAGCATGGACCTCTCCGGCGGCGTGACCGGCGACGGCAACGTCATCGGCCTGCTGTGCGAGGCGGGCGCCGGGCACAAGGACTGCGACATCGCGAAGTCCATCAGGCTGAACGAGGTCATCTCGCGCGAGGTCTCGCTGGCGAACGGCCGCTCCTTCGCCCTGAGCATCTACCCGGTCTACCCGGCCGGGCCGTCGCAGAGCGGGCAGGCCGTGGTCTACGTGCACGAGACCACGCAGCAAAAACGCCTCCTGGCCCACATGACCCACTCCGAGAAGATGGCCACCGTGGGCAAGCTGGCCTCGGGCCTGGCCCACGAGATCAACAATCCCCTGGGCGTCATCCTCTGCTACGCCGAGCTGCTGAAGAAGGCCGTGCCCGAGGGCCAGCTGGGCGAGGACGTGGAGGTCATCCTCAAGCACACGCGCCAGGCCCAGCACGTGCTGAAGGACCTCCTCTCCTTCGCCAGGCCCAAGGCCTCCACCGACCAGGCCGTGGACCTGGCCCGGGCCGTGCGCTCCATCGCGGACGTCTTCCGCGTGCAGGCGGAGCGGCAGGGCGCCGCCATCTCGGTCGAGTCCGACGGCGACGTTCCGCCCGTGGCGGCCGACTCGCAGGCCATCGAGCACATCATGACCAACCTGATCATCAACGCCCTGGACGCGCTGCCCGAGCCGGGCGGCCGGGTGCGCATCTCGGTCTCGCACGACGCCGCGGCCCGCGAGGCCGTGGTGCGCGTGGCCGACGACGGCCCCGGCATCGCCGACGAGGACCGCCAGTACATCTTCGACCCCTTCTACACGACCAAGGAAGTGAACAAGGGCTCGGGGCTCGGGCTGTCCATCGTCTTCGGGCTCATGGGCGAGCTCGGCGGCTCGGTGACGGCCGAAAACGGCAAGGACGGCGGCGCGGTCTTCACCCTGCGCTTCCCCGCCGCCCCGGGAGGCGCGTCATGA
- a CDS encoding methyl-accepting chemotaxis protein: protein MKNLKLGTKMGLGFGLLIIIACTLGGLAVYNMRGVSKDADRLDREYVPEVAKANMLERTSLATMLEMRTYTYTGDQSSLQALRQDLGQVKEALRQADAHAQAFPDLTTLRENVAKAKEKVAQYESLTDQTVAVQDAIDQIHHKLDAAAVQYMQNCATFLNDQNTSMKQEIQGKASAQSLDERQQKITWVNQIIDAGNDTRVRNFKAQAFRSKEMLKTALGNFPKIEELLAELRTVTHRESNLRQIELTKKAAGDYKAAMTDLLDAWDRSDEIAVRRGKAADEVLAACRETADAGMEHTNKIAHESAGALTAASSVMVSGLAVALLLGIGLAVYLTRSITRPVIKGVDFAKAMAEGDFSKRLDIDQKDEVGILAKALNDMVERVGQVVSEVSGGAENVASGSQELSASSETLSQGATEQAASVEEISSSMEEMASNIRQNAENARQTEKIALQSARDAEEGGQAVGATVSAMKEIAEKITIIEEIARQTNLLALNAAIEAARAGEHGKGFAVVAAEVRKLAERSGQAAGEISELSGRSVEVAEKAGEMLNRMVPDIKRTADLVQEIAAASAEQDSGAEQINKAVQQLDKVVQQNASGAEEMASTSEELSSQAEQLQGTMGFFRIDTKEGQTRRPRKKAMIAHPAPHGKLAPATHASTPPAKSAGLALDMGAGVGDDEFEKF from the coding sequence ATGAAAAATCTCAAGCTGGGAACAAAGATGGGGCTCGGCTTCGGCCTGCTCATCATCATCGCGTGCACGCTCGGCGGGCTGGCCGTGTACAACATGCGCGGCGTCAGCAAGGACGCCGACCGCCTCGACCGGGAGTACGTGCCCGAGGTGGCCAAGGCCAACATGCTCGAGCGGACGTCCCTGGCCACCATGCTCGAGATGCGCACGTACACCTACACCGGCGACCAGTCGTCCCTGCAGGCGCTGCGCCAGGACCTCGGACAGGTCAAGGAGGCCTTGCGCCAGGCCGATGCTCACGCGCAGGCCTTCCCGGATCTGACGACCCTGCGCGAGAACGTGGCCAAGGCCAAGGAGAAGGTGGCGCAATACGAGTCCTTGACCGACCAGACAGTGGCCGTGCAGGACGCCATCGACCAGATCCACCACAAGCTCGATGCGGCCGCCGTGCAGTACATGCAGAACTGCGCGACCTTCCTGAACGATCAGAACACCAGCATGAAGCAGGAGATACAGGGCAAGGCGTCCGCCCAATCCCTGGACGAGCGGCAGCAGAAGATCACCTGGGTCAATCAGATCATCGACGCGGGCAACGACACGCGGGTCAGGAACTTCAAGGCCCAGGCGTTCCGCAGCAAGGAGATGCTCAAGACCGCCCTGGGCAATTTCCCCAAGATCGAGGAGCTCCTGGCCGAGCTGCGCACGGTCACGCACAGGGAGAGCAACCTGCGGCAGATCGAGCTGACCAAGAAGGCGGCCGGGGACTACAAGGCGGCCATGACCGATCTTCTGGACGCCTGGGACCGCTCGGACGAGATCGCGGTCAGGCGCGGCAAGGCCGCGGACGAAGTCCTGGCGGCCTGCCGCGAGACGGCGGACGCGGGCATGGAGCACACGAACAAGATCGCGCACGAGTCGGCGGGCGCTCTCACGGCCGCCTCCTCGGTCATGGTCAGCGGCCTGGCCGTGGCGCTGCTCCTGGGCATCGGTCTGGCCGTCTATCTGACGCGCTCCATCACCCGGCCGGTGATCAAGGGCGTGGACTTCGCCAAGGCCATGGCCGAGGGCGACTTCAGCAAGCGCCTGGACATCGACCAGAAGGACGAGGTGGGCATCCTGGCCAAGGCGCTCAACGACATGGTCGAACGCGTCGGGCAGGTGGTTTCCGAGGTGAGCGGCGGGGCCGAGAACGTGGCCTCGGGCAGCCAGGAGCTCTCCGCCTCCTCCGAGACCCTTTCCCAGGGCGCCACGGAGCAGGCCGCCAGCGTGGAGGAGATCTCCTCGTCCATGGAGGAGATGGCCTCCAACATCCGCCAGAACGCCGAGAACGCCCGGCAGACCGAGAAGATCGCCCTGCAGTCCGCGCGCGACGCGGAGGAGGGGGGCCAGGCCGTGGGGGCGACCGTGTCGGCCATGAAGGAGATCGCGGAGAAGATCACCATCATCGAGGAGATCGCCCGGCAGACCAACCTCCTGGCGCTCAACGCGGCCATCGAGGCGGCGCGGGCCGGTGAGCACGGCAAGGGCTTCGCCGTGGTCGCGGCCGAGGTGCGCAAGCTTGCCGAACGCAGCGGCCAGGCCGCGGGGGAGATCAGCGAGCTCTCCGGCCGCAGCGTGGAGGTGGCCGAGAAGGCCGGAGAAATGCTGAACAGGATGGTCCCCGACATCAAGCGCACCGCGGACCTCGTGCAGGAGATCGCCGCCGCGAGCGCCGAGCAGGACTCGGGGGCGGAGCAGATCAACAAGGCCGTGCAGCAGCTCGACAAGGTCGTGCAGCAGAACGCCTCGGGCGCCGAGGAGATGGCCTCGACCTCCGAAGAGCTCTCCAGCCAGGCCGAGCAGCTGCAGGGGACCATGGGCTTCTTCCGCATCGACACGAAGGAAGGGCAGACCCGGCGCCCGCGGAAGAAGGCCATGATCGCGCACCCCGCGCCGCACGGGAAGCTCGCCCCCGCGACGCATGCCTCCACCCCCCCCGCCAAGTCCGCCGGATTGGCCCTGGACATGGGGGCGGGGGTCGGAGACGACGAATTCGAGAAGTTCTAG
- a CDS encoding methyl-accepting chemotaxis protein has translation MSALGDIKISRKLGFILILNILLLSTMGLVAYYSAEYLQSQLTDVFEHDFKGASLLLEADRDLHQMLIAERSMIFAQPGSKAYADLMQEYTENIGQADTRVKKFYEAEPSPETKKYVDQYFRDRATWEPVSRKVIELREKGDTEAAKELSLGEAKKRFGAMRENLNELTEIVNRLAEGKDKASQASFKTLVLILIAITVGSAVLGAFVTFVLSRNITTPLRRMMDFARRIGKGDYNATLDVDQKDENGILAKAFRDMLAQLKGNMEEVGRQSRIAEDKARQASEALQATQEAQAKAEVARKEGILSAADQLQDIVARVSTASSEISAQIDESSRGSEEQSRRVAETATAMEEMNATVLEVARNAGQAAETADSAKHNAEDGARIVNDVVQGMDTVKSQAQEMREDMGALGRQAEGIGRIMNVITDIADQTNLLALNAAIEAARAGDAGRGFAVVADEVRKLAEKTMAATKEVGEAISGIQQSTRKNIQNVDNSAKAIEDATTRANQSGESLQRIVDLVDQAADQVRSIATASEEQSAASEEINRSIEDVNRISAETAQAMAQSAHAVSDLAAQANALQRLIARLREDAGQ, from the coding sequence ATGAGCGCTCTGGGCGACATCAAGATTTCCAGGAAACTCGGCTTCATTCTGATCCTGAACATCCTCCTGCTCAGCACGATGGGGCTCGTGGCCTATTACAGCGCCGAGTACCTCCAGTCGCAGCTCACCGACGTCTTCGAGCACGACTTCAAGGGCGCCTCCCTCCTCCTCGAGGCCGACAGGGACCTCCACCAGATGCTCATCGCCGAGCGCTCCATGATCTTCGCGCAGCCGGGCAGCAAGGCCTACGCCGACCTGATGCAGGAATACACGGAGAACATCGGGCAGGCCGACACCCGGGTGAAGAAGTTCTACGAGGCCGAGCCCAGCCCGGAGACCAAGAAATACGTCGACCAGTACTTCAGGGACCGCGCGACGTGGGAACCCGTCTCCCGCAAGGTCATCGAGCTGCGCGAGAAGGGCGACACGGAGGCCGCCAAGGAGCTCTCCCTGGGCGAGGCCAAGAAGCGCTTCGGCGCCATGCGCGAGAACCTCAACGAGCTCACCGAGATCGTGAACAGGCTCGCCGAGGGCAAGGACAAGGCGTCGCAGGCCTCCTTCAAGACCCTGGTGCTCATACTCATCGCCATCACCGTGGGCAGCGCCGTGCTCGGCGCCTTCGTCACCTTCGTCCTCTCGCGCAACATCACCACGCCCCTGCGCAGGATGATGGACTTCGCCCGGCGCATCGGCAAGGGCGACTACAACGCAACGCTCGACGTGGACCAGAAGGACGAGAACGGAATCCTGGCCAAGGCGTTCCGGGATATGCTCGCCCAGCTGAAGGGGAACATGGAGGAGGTGGGCAGGCAGTCCCGGATCGCCGAGGACAAGGCCCGCCAGGCGTCCGAGGCTCTGCAGGCCACCCAGGAGGCCCAGGCGAAGGCCGAGGTCGCCCGCAAGGAAGGCATACTCAGCGCGGCCGACCAGCTGCAGGACATCGTGGCCAGGGTGTCCACGGCATCCTCCGAGATTTCCGCCCAGATCGACGAATCCAGCCGCGGCTCGGAGGAGCAGTCCCGCCGCGTGGCGGAGACGGCCACGGCCATGGAGGAGATGAACGCCACGGTCCTCGAGGTGGCGCGCAACGCGGGCCAGGCCGCAGAGACCGCGGACAGCGCCAAGCACAACGCCGAGGACGGCGCCCGGATCGTGAACGACGTCGTGCAGGGCATGGACACGGTCAAGAGCCAGGCCCAGGAGATGCGAGAGGACATGGGGGCGCTCGGGCGGCAGGCCGAGGGCATCGGCCGGATCATGAACGTCATCACGGACATCGCGGACCAGACCAACCTCCTGGCGCTGAACGCCGCCATCGAGGCCGCCCGGGCGGGCGACGCGGGCCGCGGCTTCGCCGTGGTGGCCGACGAGGTGCGCAAGCTGGCCGAGAAGACCATGGCCGCCACCAAGGAGGTGGGCGAGGCCATCTCCGGCATCCAGCAGAGCACCCGCAAGAACATCCAGAACGTGGACAATTCCGCCAAGGCCATCGAGGACGCCACGACCCGCGCCAACCAGTCGGGCGAGTCCCTGCAGCGCATCGTGGATCTGGTGGACCAGGCGGCGGACCAGGTCCGCTCCATCGCCACGGCGTCCGAGGAGCAGTCGGCCGCGAGCGAGGAGATCAACCGCAGCATCGAGGACGTGAACCGCATCTCGGCCGAGACCGCGCAGGCCATGGCCCAGTCGGCCCACGCCGTGAGCGACCTGGCGGCCCAGGCCAACGCCCTGCAGAGGCTCATCGCCAGGCTGCGGGAAGACGCCGGGCAATAG
- a CDS encoding YeiH family protein — translation MSGENEKVEEPTRRQTVGLKELYLKEDWWAIWLSLGIILAAYAFFLAGGSLKWIAVTPAKWHTLDQLAGDFGSHITQYVAQFVLWTAIFSVSLKIMGKKVGEFIPSFTFVYVCSIVIFMIGSWDQAHDYNLEPPLIALAIGMVIANFTGLPRWMDTGFRVEYYIKVGIILLGATLPLTLIAWAGPVAIGQASIVAVTTFLVIFWAGRKMGLDRRLCATLGAGGAVCGVSGSIAIAGAVGAKKEHAPIAITMVIIWAIVMIFFLPLVSRALHLATGVTGAWVGTSEFADAAGYAAAQAYGNLAGHVSGIPGSPEDAVWGFTLMKVVGRDIWIGIWAFIMAIISTTVWGRKSGTKPDPKEIWWRFPKFVLGFFVASVLMTVITSQYSFADFNHVLKPLLIGPIKALRTWAFIFCFFSIGLTTRFKELASAGTKPFWAFTCGVVVNVILGFVLSSMVFVHYWTNLSH, via the coding sequence ATGTCAGGGGAAAACGAAAAGGTCGAAGAACCGACCCGCAGGCAGACCGTCGGCCTGAAGGAACTGTACCTGAAAGAGGACTGGTGGGCCATCTGGCTCTCCCTGGGCATCATTCTGGCGGCCTACGCCTTCTTTCTCGCGGGCGGCTCGCTCAAGTGGATCGCCGTCACCCCGGCCAAGTGGCACACGCTCGACCAGCTGGCGGGCGACTTCGGCAGCCACATCACGCAGTACGTGGCGCAGTTCGTCCTGTGGACGGCCATCTTCAGCGTCAGCCTCAAGATCATGGGCAAGAAGGTCGGGGAGTTCATCCCCTCGTTCACCTTCGTCTACGTCTGCTCGATCGTGATCTTCATGATCGGCTCCTGGGACCAGGCGCACGACTACAACCTCGAGCCGCCCCTCATCGCCCTGGCCATCGGCATGGTCATCGCCAACTTCACCGGCCTGCCGCGCTGGATGGATACGGGCTTCCGCGTCGAGTACTACATCAAGGTGGGCATCATCCTGCTCGGCGCCACGCTGCCCCTGACCCTGATCGCCTGGGCGGGCCCCGTGGCCATCGGCCAGGCCTCCATCGTCGCCGTGACCACCTTCCTGGTCATCTTCTGGGCGGGCCGAAAGATGGGCCTGGACCGTCGCCTGTGCGCCACGCTGGGCGCGGGCGGCGCCGTGTGCGGCGTCTCCGGCTCCATCGCCATCGCGGGCGCCGTGGGCGCCAAGAAGGAGCATGCGCCCATCGCCATCACCATGGTCATCATCTGGGCCATCGTCATGATCTTCTTCCTGCCCCTGGTCTCCCGCGCCCTGCACCTGGCCACCGGCGTGACCGGCGCCTGGGTCGGCACGTCCGAGTTCGCGGACGCGGCGGGCTACGCCGCGGCCCAGGCCTACGGCAACCTCGCCGGGCACGTCAGCGGCATCCCGGGCTCCCCGGAGGACGCGGTGTGGGGCTTCACCCTCATGAAGGTCGTCGGCCGCGACATCTGGATCGGCATCTGGGCCTTCATCATGGCCATCATCTCCACCACGGTCTGGGGCCGCAAGAGCGGCACCAAGCCGGATCCCAAGGAGATCTGGTGGCGCTTCCCGAAGTTCGTGCTCGGCTTCTTCGTGGCCTCGGTGCTCATGACCGTGATCACCAGCCAGTACAGCTTCGCGGACTTCAACCACGTCCTGAAGCCCCTGCTGATCGGACCGATCAAGGCCCTGCGCACCTGGGCCTTCATCTTCTGCTTCTTCAGCATCGGCCTCACCACCCGCTTCAAGGAGCTCGCCTCGGCCGGCACCAAGCCGTTCTGGGCCTTCACCTGCGGCGTCGTGGTCAACGTGATCCTCGGCTTCGTCCTGTCCTCGATGGTCTTCGTCCACTACTGGACGAACCTGTCGCACTAG